ATTCTAGAAACGGTGGATAGATTCCAAATGCGGGAATTCGAGTAAATGATTTTGCACCAGATTCTAAAGCAAGATCCTTAAACTGCTCTCCAATTTCTTCTAAAGTTTCTAAATGATCACTCACAAAACTAATAGGATAAACTGCGATTTGTTTTCCCTCTTTAGCGAGAGACTCAATGATCTGTAAAGAACTTGGCTCCGTCCATTTAGCTGGTCCCACCTTACTCTGGTAAGATATATGTGTTTGCCCACGATATCCTAACAAACGAAGTTGTTCCGTAATTCCCTTTACAGAAGATTCGATTTCTTGCATATATCGATCTCCCTTACGGATCAGGCGCATAGGAACGCCGTGTGCGGAAAAAATAAAATCCAAATCCTTCCAATCACCATTGAAGGTAACTTCCGGAAAATGTAAAAATTCATCTCTGTTTAATGATTTAGTAAAGAATTCAAAAATAAACCTAGCTGTGATTTGGTGAAACTTTAAATCGGAAGCAAAACTAGGAACATAACCCCCGCTTCCCACTGGGCATTCCTTAAATTTTTTTTCTAAATGGCTAAGTGTAGAAAGCACTGTAGATCTAGAATATTGTGGATATAACGGTAGATAGATGGTATCGGAACTTGGTTTTTCGAATTCTGTATCTCTGATATGTGGAAATCCACAAGTCATTGCTACTTTGGCAGTCCAATTAAAATCTGTTTTGCGATTCAATATCTGCTCTAGTGCTTTTGCTTGTTTTTCAGTTTCTGCAACCAAAGGAGAACCACCACCAAACCCCATTGACTCATAGATTTTTTTTACCTTGGGGGTTCGTTTCTTTGCGATAAAACGTGCAAGAGGAAGCCGTAAAAATTCAGGTAATGGCAAATCAAAAACAAATGGATCTGTAAACAAATCGGTTAAAAAAACTTCTATTTCCTCAGTGGTTCTTGGCCCACCTAAATTCACAAGGATAAGAGTTTTCTTTTGTTTATAGTTCATAGGTGATGTAGTCACAATGCGGATACCGGGAACAAAAATAAATGGTTTTTCCTTTTTTCCCTAA
The sequence above is a segment of the Leptospira terpstrae serovar Hualin str. LT 11-33 = ATCC 700639 genome. Coding sequences within it:
- the hemH gene encoding ferrochelatase, giving the protein MNYKQKKTLILVNLGGPRTTEEIEVFLTDLFTDPFVFDLPLPEFLRLPLARFIAKKRTPKVKKIYESMGFGGGSPLVAETEKQAKALEQILNRKTDFNWTAKVAMTCGFPHIRDTEFEKPSSDTIYLPLYPQYSRSTVLSTLSHLEKKFKECPVGSGGYVPSFASDLKFHQITARFIFEFFTKSLNRDEFLHFPEVTFNGDWKDLDFIFSAHGVPMRLIRKGDRYMQEIESSVKGITEQLRLLGYRGQTHISYQSKVGPAKWTEPSSLQIIESLAKEGKQIAVYPISFVSDHLETLEEIGEQFKDLALESGAKSFTRIPAFGIYPPFLEYLAERVLAADILISYCSCKEMGGESLPTCRFK